Part of the Deltaproteobacteria bacterium genome, ACCCCCGCTGTCAGCAAGGGCCTTCACCTCATAGCAGACCAGATCCTTTTTCGCAGGACCGGCCAGGTACTTTCCGTCCCAGGCGAACCTGCTCCCGTGACAAGGGCAGAGAAAGGCCTTTTCCGCGTCCCGGTACTGCAGGGTGCATCCCAGGTGGGTGCAGCGCCGGGAGACAGCGAGCGGCCCGGACCCAGTTTCGAACAGGACGAAATCGGACTCCACAACATGCCCCCCCGGCCTGATCTCCTTCTGTATCCTGACCTCCCGGGGCGGGCGGTTTCGGCGCGAGGTGACAAAGGCGACGAAAGGGACGGCAGCAATGAGAATCCCACCCCACCTCACGATTCCCCGGAGAAAACCCCGCCGGGTCATTTCCGCAAGAGATAAAAGATGATCGAGAGGACGATGGAAAGGAGGATCGAGGTCCCGAGGGGGAAATAAAAGGTAAAATTCTCCCGCCGGATCACGATGTCTCCAGGGAGACGGCCGAGAAAGGGGATCTTGGGGAGGATAAGCAAAAGGACGCCGAGGCCGGCGAGGACAATGCCAGTGATCACAAGGAATTTTCCGAGCACAGAAAACTGGTTCATGGGGCAAGCCTTTTCATCAGTCTTACGGCCCTTTTCGCGTAGCGCTCCGCCTCGCTCATGACGCATCCGCAGTAAGGCTGGCGGTAGATGCCGAGTTCCCGGGCGGCGCGATTGCCCTCCTCCCAGCCCTTGCGAAAGTCCTGGTAGAGAAACCGGACGCCGAAACGCGCCGAGGCCGCCTCCCCGGCCCGGCGGATGGCCTCGTGATCCTGGTAGCGGCTGAAAAGGAGGGTGGTTGTAAAGGCGTCATGGCCATGATCATGTGCAATTTCCGCGCTCCGGTCGATCCGGAGGGCGTAGCAGGCCTGGCAGCGGACCCCTGCCGGCCCTGTTCCCACCCGTTCAAGCCAGAGGGAGAGGCCGTAGCCGACCTCGTCCCAAAGGACAGGAAGGCTGAGGACGCGGGCGACCTCCTCCATGGCCTCGACCCGGCGTTCGTACTCGAGATACGGGTGGATGTTCGGATTGACAAAACAGGCCGTTATCACATGGCCTTCCTCCCTCAATGCCCTGGCCGGGAAGAGGGTGCAGGGGCCGCAACAGGCATGGAGAAGGACCTTCATGCCATGGGATAGTAAAATTTCCAGGCCCACCGGTCAATACGGCTGCAGGAGGCGGTAGTAGGACCCGCATCCGGACGTAGGCGCTTGGCTGGTGGGGCGGGCCGTTGTTCCAGCGGGCGGATAACCGCTTTGGCGATACAGCGGCAATCTTTTCCGAGGACGCAAGGTGCCATGCAAGGCCCAGAGCCCGCTTATCCTGGCTTTCTGAATCCGCCCGCCTCCACAACGGCCCGCCCCACCAGCCTCCACTTGCGCCGTGCACCCATCCGTCC contains:
- a CDS encoding Rieske 2Fe-2S domain-containing protein, whose protein sequence is MTRRGFLRGIVRWGGILIAAVPFVAFVTSRRNRPPREVRIQKEIRPGGHVVESDFVLFETGSGPLAVSRRCTHLGCTLQYRDAEKAFLCPCHGSRFAWDGKYLAGPAKKDLVCYEVKALADSGGFVVLVPRGGP
- a CDS encoding DUF2905 domain-containing protein, translated to MNQFSVLGKFLVITGIVLAGLGVLLLILPKIPFLGRLPGDIVIRRENFTFYFPLGTSILLSIVLSIIFYLLRK
- a CDS encoding epoxyqueuosine reductase QueH, with product MKVLLHACCGPCTLFPARALREEGHVITACFVNPNIHPYLEYERRVEAMEEVARVLSLPVLWDEVGYGLSLWLERVGTGPAGVRCQACYALRIDRSAEIAHDHGHDAFTTTLLFSRYQDHEAIRRAGEAASARFGVRFLYQDFRKGWEEGNRAARELGIYRQPYCGCVMSEAERYAKRAVRLMKRLAP